In Phyllopteryx taeniolatus isolate TA_2022b chromosome 13, UOR_Ptae_1.2, whole genome shotgun sequence, the following are encoded in one genomic region:
- the LOC133487516 gene encoding cytosolic 5'-nucleotidase 1A-like isoform X3 encodes MEREQQIYERQGMEEYLKYQLEHESEPFSPGPAFSFVKALEAVNNRLRELYSQSEELFDVVLVTNNHAYVGLRLINTINHHHLLIERFCMTGGNSPIGYLKAYHTNLYLSADSAKVREALEEGIAAATMFTPEKMTEVSETQLRVAFDGDAVLFSDESERIFKAHGLDKFFEHEKAHENKPLDHGPLKGFLEALGKLQRKFFDKGLRMDCPIRTYLVTARSAASSGTRALKTLRSWGLEIDEALFLAGAPKGPMLEKIRPHIFFDDQMFHVEGAAELGTVACHVPYGVAQRAAKK; translated from the exons ATGGAGCGGGAGCAGCAGATCTACGAGCGACAAGGCATGGAGGAGTATCTCAAGTACCAGCTGGAGCATGAAAGCGAGCCTTTCAGTCCTGGCCCTGCCTTCTCCTTTGTCAAG GCTCTGGAGGCTGTCAACAATCGACTGCGGGAGCTTTATTCGCAGAGCGAGGAGCTGTTTGACGTGGTGCTCGTGACAAACAACCACGCGTACGTGGGCCTCCGACTCATCAATACCATCAATCATCATC ACTTACTGATCGAGCGCTTTTGTATGACTGGAGGAAACAGTCCCATAGGTTACTTGAAAGCCTACCACACAAACTTGTACCTTTCTGCTGATTCTGCCAAGGTGCGAGAAGCTCTGGAAGAAG ggatTGCAGCGGCCACCATGTTCACCCCAGAGAAGATGACGGAAGTGTCGGAGACTCAGCTTCGCGTCGCCTTTGACGGCGACGCTGTCCTCTTCTCAGACGAGTCGGAACGCATTTTCAAGGCCCACGGACTGGACAAGTTCTTTGAGCACGAAAAGGCTCATGAGAACAAGCCTCTggaccat GGCCCACTGAAAGGCTTCCTGGAGGCTTTGGGAAAACTACAAAGGAAGTTTTTTGACAAAGGCCTGCGCATGGACTGCCCTATCCGCACATACCTGGTGACCGCTCGCAGTGCCGCCAGTTCCGGTACCAGAGCCTTAAAAACTCTACGGTCGTGGGGCCTGGAGATCGACGAGGCTCTCTTCTTAGCAGGGGCGCCCAAGGGACCCATGCTGGAGAAGATCAGGCCGCACATTTTTTTTGACGACCAGATGTTTCACGTGGAAGGGGCGGCCGAGCTTGGCACGGTGGCCTGTCACGTTCCCTATGGCGTTGCGCAGAGAGCTGCAAAGAAATGA
- the LOC133487516 gene encoding cytosolic 5'-nucleotidase 1A-like isoform X1, which produces MNLSNGETSTVSGQNKNGPSGSWEDSKRLVKPSTPTRKPQPPKPENAITIAVSSRVLFNMEREQQIYERQGMEEYLKYQLEHESEPFSPGPAFSFVKALEAVNNRLRELYSQSEELFDVVLVTNNHAYVGLRLINTINHHHLLIERFCMTGGNSPIGYLKAYHTNLYLSADSAKVREALEEGIAAATMFTPEKMTEVSETQLRVAFDGDAVLFSDESERIFKAHGLDKFFEHEKAHENKPLDHGPLKGFLEALGKLQRKFFDKGLRMDCPIRTYLVTARSAASSGTRALKTLRSWGLEIDEALFLAGAPKGPMLEKIRPHIFFDDQMFHVEGAAELGTVACHVPYGVAQRAAKK; this is translated from the exons atgaatTTGAGCAATGGAGAAACTTCGACCGTCAGTGGACAGAACAAAAATGGTCCAAGTGGCAGCTGGGAAGATAGCAAAAGACTTGTGAAGCCCTCCACTCCGACTCGGAAACCTCAACCA CCCAAACCCGAGAACGCCATCACCATCGCCGTGTCATCGCGGGTGCTCTTCAACATGGAGCGGGAGCAGCAGATCTACGAGCGACAAGGCATGGAGGAGTATCTCAAGTACCAGCTGGAGCATGAAAGCGAGCCTTTCAGTCCTGGCCCTGCCTTCTCCTTTGTCAAG GCTCTGGAGGCTGTCAACAATCGACTGCGGGAGCTTTATTCGCAGAGCGAGGAGCTGTTTGACGTGGTGCTCGTGACAAACAACCACGCGTACGTGGGCCTCCGACTCATCAATACCATCAATCATCATC ACTTACTGATCGAGCGCTTTTGTATGACTGGAGGAAACAGTCCCATAGGTTACTTGAAAGCCTACCACACAAACTTGTACCTTTCTGCTGATTCTGCCAAGGTGCGAGAAGCTCTGGAAGAAG ggatTGCAGCGGCCACCATGTTCACCCCAGAGAAGATGACGGAAGTGTCGGAGACTCAGCTTCGCGTCGCCTTTGACGGCGACGCTGTCCTCTTCTCAGACGAGTCGGAACGCATTTTCAAGGCCCACGGACTGGACAAGTTCTTTGAGCACGAAAAGGCTCATGAGAACAAGCCTCTggaccat GGCCCACTGAAAGGCTTCCTGGAGGCTTTGGGAAAACTACAAAGGAAGTTTTTTGACAAAGGCCTGCGCATGGACTGCCCTATCCGCACATACCTGGTGACCGCTCGCAGTGCCGCCAGTTCCGGTACCAGAGCCTTAAAAACTCTACGGTCGTGGGGCCTGGAGATCGACGAGGCTCTCTTCTTAGCAGGGGCGCCCAAGGGACCCATGCTGGAGAAGATCAGGCCGCACATTTTTTTTGACGACCAGATGTTTCACGTGGAAGGGGCGGCCGAGCTTGGCACGGTGGCCTGTCACGTTCCCTATGGCGTTGCGCAGAGAGCTGCAAAGAAATGA
- the LOC133487528 gene encoding interferon alpha-inducible protein 27-like protein 2A, with the protein MGLLTCIAVAAGATGSVALAPVALGAIGFTSAGIAVSSYAASMMSAAAVANGGGVAAGSLVAILQSVGMAGLSGPASAAVAGAGGTVAGIIAALV; encoded by the exons ATGGGACTGT TGACGTGCATTGCGGTTGCTGCGGGCGCAA CTGGTTCGGTGGCTCTGGCTCCGGTCGCCTTGGGGGCCATCGGCTTCACTTCTGCGGGAATTGCAGTGAGCTCGTACGCCGCGAGCATGATGTCAGCCGCGGCCGTCGCCAACGGAGGAGGGGTGGCGGCAGGGAGCCTGGTGGCCATCTTGCAGTCTGTGG GTATGGCTGGTTTGTCAGGTCCCGCCTCTGCAGCTGTGGCCGGTGCAGGAGGAACTGTGGCAGGAATCATCGCTGCACTTGTCTGA
- the LOC133487516 gene encoding cytosolic 5'-nucleotidase 1A-like isoform X2 yields MNLSNGETSTVSGQNKNGPSGSWEDSKRLVKPSTPTRKPQPALEAVNNRLRELYSQSEELFDVVLVTNNHAYVGLRLINTINHHHLLIERFCMTGGNSPIGYLKAYHTNLYLSADSAKVREALEEGIAAATMFTPEKMTEVSETQLRVAFDGDAVLFSDESERIFKAHGLDKFFEHEKAHENKPLDHGPLKGFLEALGKLQRKFFDKGLRMDCPIRTYLVTARSAASSGTRALKTLRSWGLEIDEALFLAGAPKGPMLEKIRPHIFFDDQMFHVEGAAELGTVACHVPYGVAQRAAKK; encoded by the exons atgaatTTGAGCAATGGAGAAACTTCGACCGTCAGTGGACAGAACAAAAATGGTCCAAGTGGCAGCTGGGAAGATAGCAAAAGACTTGTGAAGCCCTCCACTCCGACTCGGAAACCTCAACCA GCTCTGGAGGCTGTCAACAATCGACTGCGGGAGCTTTATTCGCAGAGCGAGGAGCTGTTTGACGTGGTGCTCGTGACAAACAACCACGCGTACGTGGGCCTCCGACTCATCAATACCATCAATCATCATC ACTTACTGATCGAGCGCTTTTGTATGACTGGAGGAAACAGTCCCATAGGTTACTTGAAAGCCTACCACACAAACTTGTACCTTTCTGCTGATTCTGCCAAGGTGCGAGAAGCTCTGGAAGAAG ggatTGCAGCGGCCACCATGTTCACCCCAGAGAAGATGACGGAAGTGTCGGAGACTCAGCTTCGCGTCGCCTTTGACGGCGACGCTGTCCTCTTCTCAGACGAGTCGGAACGCATTTTCAAGGCCCACGGACTGGACAAGTTCTTTGAGCACGAAAAGGCTCATGAGAACAAGCCTCTggaccat GGCCCACTGAAAGGCTTCCTGGAGGCTTTGGGAAAACTACAAAGGAAGTTTTTTGACAAAGGCCTGCGCATGGACTGCCCTATCCGCACATACCTGGTGACCGCTCGCAGTGCCGCCAGTTCCGGTACCAGAGCCTTAAAAACTCTACGGTCGTGGGGCCTGGAGATCGACGAGGCTCTCTTCTTAGCAGGGGCGCCCAAGGGACCCATGCTGGAGAAGATCAGGCCGCACATTTTTTTTGACGACCAGATGTTTCACGTGGAAGGGGCGGCCGAGCTTGGCACGGTGGCCTGTCACGTTCCCTATGGCGTTGCGCAGAGAGCTGCAAAGAAATGA
- the LOC133487530 gene encoding interferon alpha-inducible protein 27-like protein 2A, whose amino-acid sequence MGLLTCIAVAAGAAGSVALAPVALALGFTSAGIAAGSTAASMMSAAAVANGGGVAAGSLVAVLQSVGATSVAGAGGTVAGIIAALV is encoded by the exons ATGGGACTGT TGACGTGCATTGCGGTTGCTGCGGGCGCAG CTGGTTCGGTGGCTCTGGCTCCGGTCGCCTTGGCCCTCGGCTTCACTTCTGCGGGAATTGCAGCGGGCTCCACCGCCGCGAGCATGATGTCAGCCGCGGCCGTCGCCAACGGAGGAGGGGTGGCGGCAGGGAGCCTGGTGGCCGTCTTGCAGTCTGTGG GTGCCACCTCTGTAGCTGGTGCAGGAGGAACTGTGGCAGGAATCATCGCTGCACTTGTCTGA